The Candidatus Poribacteria bacterium DNA segment GTCAGATATATGGAGATGGGGAAGATAAGGATAACCCCGCCGCCCGATCTGTCCGTCCAGTTGGGCTCCTGCTCGCTGGATTTAAGGCTGGGGAACGTGTTCAGGGTTTTCGAGCACAGCAGACATCCGTATATCGATCTGAGGGAGAGGGTAGATCTGAACGACATGATGCGAAAGGTCGTCGTTCCGGACGGCGAACCGTTCATCATGCAGCCGGGCGAATTTGTGCTCGCCACGACCCTTGAGGTAATAGAGCTCGCGGATGACATCCTGGGAAGGCTTGAGGGGCGTAGCAGCTTGGGAAGGCTCGGTATAATCGTGCACAGCACTTCGGGTGTGTTCGACCCGGGGTGGATCGGCAAGGCGACGATGGAGTTGGGGAACCTGGGAAGGATGCCGGTGGCGCTTTATCCGGGGATGCGTATCTGCGCCTTCACCTTCGAGCTTTTAACCTCTCCGGCCAAGGTTCCCTACAACAGGAAACCCTCCAGCAAGTATGCCGGCCAGATGGAGCCGGAGGCCAGCAAGATAACGGTGGAAGGGATAGGTGAAGAATAAGATTCGCTCATATTATCGTTAAGTGTAGCGGAGATCCGGGAGGTCAGAAATGCTTATTTCTTAGGGTTGGAAGGAGACAGGAAACAGGAGGCAGGGGAAAACCTATATTCCTGTCTCCTATCGATGATATCGCTATACTCAAGAGAAATAAGAGCGCTCTCATTTATCTCCAGTAAGAAAATTCGCCAGAAATTACGATGTGAGATCTGGCAGAACGCTTATATTATCGCTGAGTGTAGCAGAGATTTTTAAAGCTACCGTCCGCAGTCGGCAGTCCGCCGTCCGCCGTTATTCCGCTGCGGACCGCGGACGGTGGACGGCGGACAATTAGCCATAGATTACTACACTCAAGGGAAATAAGAGCGTGGCAGAAAATTATGAGGGTAGATCAGAGTGCCGATTAATCGAATCGTCATTAAAAATTACAAGAGCTTGGAGGACCTCTCTCTTGACCTGAAGCGCTTTATGGTCTTCATCGGGCCGAATAACGCCGGTAAAAGCAACCTGTTCGACGGTCTGAGCTTCCTTTCAGACCTGGTTAAGAGCGACCTCGGCGTTATACGACAGAGAGGAAGGT contains these protein-coding regions:
- a CDS encoding dCTP deaminase, which codes for MVLSDRDIVRYMEMGKIRITPPPDLSVQLGSCSLDLRLGNVFRVFEHSRHPYIDLRERVDLNDMMRKVVVPDGEPFIMQPGEFVLATTLEVIELADDILGRLEGRSSLGRLGIIVHSTSGVFDPGWIGKATMELGNLGRMPVALYPGMRICAFTFELLTSPAKVPYNRKPSSKYAGQMEPEASKITVEGIGEE